The Morganella morganii sequence CATATTGCCGTTACCCACGCCGGCACTGACAATCCCGGCATTTCCCTCTTCCCGCAGGGCTTTTACCGGCGCATCTGAAGCATTGGCATAATTATAAACAATACCGACTTTCGGCAGTTCGCTGAGTTTACTGATATCAAACACCGCACCGGCCTGCCGTGGCAGCGCTGCCTGATAATAGGTCACTTTGCCGTTATGGATAAATCCGGTATCCCCGGCATTCACCGCTTCAAACGCCTGAACTTCCGTGGTATTCATTTTGACCACATCCCGCCCGCTAATCACCTTGTCATTCATCACCATCAGAACGCCGCGATCGGCCGCCGACTTATCCGTTGCCAAAACTACTGCATTATAGAGATTCAGCGGGCCGTCCGCGCCCAGTGCCGTGGACGGACGCATTGCCCCCACCAGCACAACCGGCTTATGGCACGATACTGTCAGGTCAAGAAAATACGCGGTCTCCTCCAGCGTATCGGTGCCGTGAGTGATGATAAATCCGTCCGTTTTATCACAGGTCCGGTTGATTTCTTTTGCCAGCGTCAGCCACACCTTGTCATTCATATCCTGTGAGCCGATATTCACAATCTGCTCACCACTGAGATCTGCCAGTGCTTTGACTTCCGGTACGGCATCAATCAGCGCATTGACGCCTACTTTTCCGGCCTGATAACCGGACGAAACCGACGATTCCCCGCCCCCGGCAATAGTGCCGCCGGTGGCCAGAACTGTCACAGAAGGAAGTGCAAACGCAGGGGTCATAAAGAGAGATATCAACGCGGACAGCAGAATCTTGTTGCGGTTTTTCATACCTGAATACTCCGTTGCTCAGTAGAATTATAAATAGCCAATTAATAAATATAGAACTAATTAGATATTTAAATTCTCCTTACAGAGAATATTCACAGCAAGATGCTGAAAATGAGATCAGAAGCGGTATTTTAAAACGGTGACTCAGAAGAAGCCATTCTGACCTGCCGGAAAGAAAACACGATGCAGGTCAGAAAGCGGAAGCAGAACAACAATCACATCAGACGGCGGCTCAGTGTCTCCGACGGTTTCTCATTAAACAGGCGCTGATAGTCAGTGGCGAACTGCCCCAGGTGCCAGAACCCCCACTGCATTGCTGCGTCTTTGACGGTAGTCTGTTTTGAATACGGGCTGACCAGCTCACGACGCACAGCATTCAGCCGGATGGTTTTCAGATAAGCATTCGGGCCAATACCCAGTACCTGCTGGAAGGCATTCTGCAGCGTGCGGCGGCTGACATACAGCTCATTACACAATTCCAGCACGGTCACCGGTTCGGTGGCATTTTCAAACAGATATTCACGGGCTTTAGAGACCAGTTTCAGGTAGTTCACACGGTTGGTGTAGTGCTCATCGGCCACGGTGCTGGCATCTTCCAGCAAGCCGAGGAATGCCGTCAGCAGGTTATGACTCAGGACACGGCTGACGGTACGGTTGCGTTCCTGCTCAATTTTGGAGTGCCAGAGGGCATGGCGGATATACTGCCAGATCGCCTCTTTTTTGAAGGGGTTCACCCCCACAGCCGGGTTTTCGCTGAGCAGATTCATCAGCCGCTCCGGGTTTTGCAGCACCACAGAGTGCTTTTTCAGGATATCGTGAGAGATCACCAGTCCCTGAATGTGATAGTCATCCGGCGTGCTCAGTTCAAATTCTTTTCCGCCCGGACGCACGGCTATTTTCTGCCGGCACAGCATCTGATTGCCGATATAGCCGGTATTCTGCTGCTCCCCCGGAATGCCGAACCAGAAGGCATTCGGCCAGACCATACAGGACTGGCGCAGAGACAGATTAGTGTATTCGTGGAATACCTGAAGCCCGTCAAACAGGGTTTCGGTCAGTTCCCCTTCAAACCGGCCCGGCGTCAGCTGATCATAAAGCTGCTGCCAGGCGGTAATAGCACACGCCTGATCATAGGCATCATGCGTATAACGCTGTGTAAAATTCTGCTCGATCACGATAGGGCTGAGATCGCGGTCATGCGGCACTTCATCATTAAGGTGATGTAAATCTGGTGTGATTTTTTTCATCATTATTTTTTCCCCAAAATGAACGGCCGCCATAAATGTTAACCAGCGACCAATTGCTGCCAGAAATCGGGATGAGGATTCGGTACGACCATGCTGTAAACCAGCGCACCTTTATCTGCGGCGACCTGTGATGCGGCTTTTTTGGCGGTTTCGACGTCTGCAACATCGCCGCTCATCACAAAGTAACATTTACCCCCGATACCATACGCCATATGAAGTCGTATTAACGTGACGCCGGCTGCTTTAACAGCAAAATCCGCCGCCTCAATGCAGGTTGCGACACTAAAGGTTTCCACTACCCCGACGGCTTCGCGGGCATTCACATCCGTCACACCACCGATAGCCGGGAGCACATCCGGGTGGATATTACTGAGCAGAAACTCATCCACTACCTGAGCACCGCCTTTTTCCACACCGCAGCGCATTGCCTGCTGTGCGGCGGCAACATCACCGCCGACCATCACCACATATTTGCCGGGACACACGGTTTTGCCCATCAGCAGGGTGACTTCCGCACTTTTGAGCATAAAATCGGTGACTTCCATCCCTTTGGCGATACTGGACAGTTCCACCATCGCAATTGCACTGTGCATAGTTATTCCTTCTCTATCGTGACAGCCGTGCTGTCAATATGGCGAACCACACCGCTGATACTGGCGTGAACCGGCGCACCCAGTGCTTTTTCCGGGACAGCGGCGATCAGCATGCCCGCCGTGACGTTATCCCCTTCGCTGACAACCGGTACCGCCGGGGCACCGATATGCTGACGTAACGGGATAATCACCTGCTGCGGCGCGTAGATCTCATCAGTCATCGGCGCTTTGTGCATGTATTCCGTCAGTTCCAGACGGCGGACAAGGCGTTTGACCGGCAGCATGCGGTGCTGAGCCATCGGATCTTCCGGGCGCAGTTCACCTTCGTAGCGGATCCCTTCTTCGCGCAGCTTCACTTTCAGCATCTGATTCAGGCGCATCGGTGAGATCTCCACCGGGCAGGACCAGGCTTCACAAATCGCACATTCCGAGCAGGTCAGTGCCGCAACAACGGCTGACGGTGCGGAGATCTGCTCATACCCCACCGCGCGGACAATCAGGTGCGGCGGCAGTTCGTGGCCGATCATATGACGCGGGCAGAGCTCGGTACACATGCCGCACTGTTCACATACGGTACGCGCCTGGTTGATCACCGTGCGCTCCGAACGGGTCCGGCGCTGAATTAAAATATGGTCATCCGGCAGGACTAATAAGCCGCCGGTGGTTTTGGTCACAGCATCATCAAGGGATGTCTGTAATTTGCCCATCATCGGCCCGCCGTTGATATACGCCGGGTTGCTGATGGTGGATCCGCCTGCCAGTGCCAGCACTTCACGCAGTGTGGTGCCGACCGGAACGGAAACGGTAACAGGATGATGAACCGCGCCGTTCACCGTCAGGACACGGTGTATCACGGCCTGTTCCTGTTCAACGGCATACGCGACATTGATCAGCGTCTGCACATTACTGACCACCACGCCGACAGACAGCGGCAGTGCCGCAGGCGGGACCCGGCGGCCGGTCGCCAGCCAGATGGTGATCACTTCATCACCGGCCGGATAAACATCCGGCAGGATATGCAGACGGACAGAATCCGGCACGCGGGCATTCAGGATATCAATGGCCGCCTGATGCTTGCCTTTGATGGCAATAATGCCCTCTTTCGCGCCGGTGGCCCGCATCGCATACAGCAAACCGCGGATCATCGCATCCGCCTCAAGGACAGCCAGCTGCTGATCCACCTGCAAAAGCGGCTCACATTCAGCCGCATTCACCAGATAGATTTCCGCCTGTGCCGCCAGTTTGACGTGGGTCGGGAACCCCGCCCCGCCCGCACCGACAACCCCTGCATCCTGCACACGCTGACGAATGATTTCGGGCCCGCACTCATGCAGACCCGGCATCAGATTACTCATCGCGGTTTCCCTCCTGTTTTACCCGGTAGCGGCTGCCGCGTTTGCGCAGTTTGCCCTGTTTAAACAGGTCTTCCAGCACATCACGGCTGTCCTCTATCAGGCAACTGAAATGCATGGCCGCTTCTCCGGCGGTCACGCCGTGGCGGTGTTTGGCTGCAGCGGCAAAGATCATCATAGCATCCGCATCCGGTGCAGCGGCAGAAACAGCTGCCGCCGGAGCCGGTTCAGATACCGGAACCGGTGCCGGAGACTGCGGTTTTACCTTCACCGGTACACCGCTGAAACCGGTGACCAGCCACTCGGTATCACCATCCGGACGGCCGATGACCTTATGGCCGATCACTTTACCGGTACGGTTTGCGGCCGCAATGCCCGCATCCACCGCCGCACGGCACGCCGCCAGATCGCCCTCAACAACAAGCGTCACCATCCCCGGGATCACCATTTCATAGTTAAGGATGCGGACATTGGCCGACTTCAGCATCGCATCCGCCGCATCAATGCCGGACACCAGGCCGTATACCTCAAGTAATCCCAGTGAATCGATCATGACCTTTCTCCTGTGTTAATGACTGAACTGACTATACCCTTATTCATTCAGACCGCAGGTTCGTTGGCTGCATCCTGAATGACATCGGGTATCCCCGGACTCAGGCGCGCTGAATCGGATTGCGCGCGATATCCAGAACGGCTTCGGTAAAGGCATCACATGCTGCTTTACATGCTGCCTGGCTGCCGGTCAGGAAGGCTGCTGAGTAGTTGGTTTCTGACGGAGGCGGCACGTAAGTGGCCAGTTGCACGTCAGCGGCTTTCAGTGCGGCATCGATCCCGAAGGTCGCTTCCAGCGGCGGTGCCACCAGATAGGCAATCGGATCACCGTGTCTGATTTTGTCACCGTCAGACAGGTAAGAACCGGTACGGGAAATCAGATGCGCCAGGAATGCGGTATCTTCTTTGTCGTTCGCCCACTGAAAAGCAGGGCCTGACTCAATCGTTGCCATCATGGAATCCAGACCCGCGCGGACTTCCGCCGGGTTCGGGCCACCGAGGATAATCATCACTTCACCGGAGGTAGGTGATGGTGAATTTGACGCCCCTGCATACAGGGAACGTCCGTAAACCACTTCCACCAGAGCTTGTTTGGTGGCTTCGTCAGCGGCAATGTAAGCAACATCATCGGAGTCTGCGGTGATAAGGCCGAGGCTGCGGATGTGTTTCGGTAATTTCAGTTCACGGCAGAAATCTTCGTGTGCATTAGCGATAAGACGCATCGCTGTCACGCTCGGCCGGATAAGATCTAATGCAGGCATATTCAGTTCCCCGTTAACGGTTCATGTTGATACCGGACGCTTTCTGCTCCAGCATGCGTTTGGCTAAATCGACGATAACAGCGGCGGCTTCCACCGGCGGTGTCCCTGCGCGGTGAATATTCGAGATACAGGTACGGTCTGCTTCCACTGTGCCCGCCACTGTCGGTGAGTACACCGCGTAGCAGGAGAGGCTTTCAGACTGACCCAGCCCCGGACGTTCGCCCACCAGCAGGATAACCACTTTCGCGCCGAGCACTTCACCGGCCTGGTCTTCAATTTTCACGCGGCCGTAACGGACGAAGAACGGCGTACCCACTTTCAGACCGGACTGCTCCAGACCTTTCATCAGCGGCGGCAGAATTTCGTCGTAGTTTGCGGTGATAGCATCGGTGGACAGACCATCAGAGATAATGACCTGCACATCCGGCGCCTGCACACACTTGGTTTTCAGCAGTTCGATGGATTCTTTATTCAAAATACGGCCCATATCCGGACGGGTCAGATACTGGTTTTTGTCTGTTATTTCAGACTGTAACTCC is a genomic window containing:
- the ansB gene encoding L-asparaginase 2 yields the protein MKNRNKILLSALISLFMTPAFALPSVTVLATGGTIAGGGESSVSSGYQAGKVGVNALIDAVPEVKALADLSGEQIVNIGSQDMNDKVWLTLAKEINRTCDKTDGFIITHGTDTLEETAYFLDLTVSCHKPVVLVGAMRPSTALGADGPLNLYNAVVLATDKSAADRGVLMVMNDKVISGRDVVKMNTTEVQAFEAVNAGDTGFIHNGKVTYYQAALPRQAGAVFDISKLSELPKVGIVYNYANASDAPVKALREEGNAGIVSAGVGNGNMYKGVFDALAAAAKEGVVVVRASRVPTGYTTRNAEVDDDVYGFVASGRLNPQKARVLLQLALTQTTDPQKIQSFFEKY
- the eutR gene encoding HTH-type transcriptional regulator EutR, which encodes MMKKITPDLHHLNDEVPHDRDLSPIVIEQNFTQRYTHDAYDQACAITAWQQLYDQLTPGRFEGELTETLFDGLQVFHEYTNLSLRQSCMVWPNAFWFGIPGEQQNTGYIGNQMLCRQKIAVRPGGKEFELSTPDDYHIQGLVISHDILKKHSVVLQNPERLMNLLSENPAVGVNPFKKEAIWQYIRHALWHSKIEQERNRTVSRVLSHNLLTAFLGLLEDASTVADEHYTNRVNYLKLVSKAREYLFENATEPVTVLELCNELYVSRRTLQNAFQQVLGIGPNAYLKTIRLNAVRRELVSPYSKQTTVKDAAMQWGFWHLGQFATDYQRLFNEKPSETLSRRLM
- a CDS encoding BMC domain-containing protein, with amino-acid sequence MHSAIAMVELSSIAKGMEVTDFMLKSAEVTLLMGKTVCPGKYVVMVGGDVAAAQQAMRCGVEKGGAQVVDEFLLSNIHPDVLPAIGGVTDVNAREAVGVVETFSVATCIEAADFAVKAAGVTLIRLHMAYGIGGKCYFVMSGDVADVETAKKAASQVAADKGALVYSMVVPNPHPDFWQQLVAG
- a CDS encoding 4Fe-4S dicluster domain-containing protein, whose amino-acid sequence is MSNLMPGLHECGPEIIRQRVQDAGVVGAGGAGFPTHVKLAAQAEIYLVNAAECEPLLQVDQQLAVLEADAMIRGLLYAMRATGAKEGIIAIKGKHQAAIDILNARVPDSVRLHILPDVYPAGDEVITIWLATGRRVPPAALPLSVGVVVSNVQTLINVAYAVEQEQAVIHRVLTVNGAVHHPVTVSVPVGTTLREVLALAGGSTISNPAYINGGPMMGKLQTSLDDAVTKTTGGLLVLPDDHILIQRRTRSERTVINQARTVCEQCGMCTELCPRHMIGHELPPHLIVRAVGYEQISAPSAVVAALTCSECAICEAWSCPVEISPMRLNQMLKVKLREEGIRYEGELRPEDPMAQHRMLPVKRLVRRLELTEYMHKAPMTDEIYAPQQVIIPLRQHIGAPAVPVVSEGDNVTAGMLIAAVPEKALGAPVHASISGVVRHIDSTAVTIEKE
- a CDS encoding BMC domain-containing protein, whose protein sequence is MIDSLGLLEVYGLVSGIDAADAMLKSANVRILNYEMVIPGMVTLVVEGDLAACRAAVDAGIAAANRTGKVIGHKVIGRPDGDTEWLVTGFSGVPVKVKPQSPAPVPVSEPAPAAAVSAAAPDADAMMIFAAAAKHRHGVTAGEAAMHFSCLIEDSRDVLEDLFKQGKLRKRGSRYRVKQEGNRDE
- the eutL gene encoding ethanolamine utilization microcompartment protein EutL translates to MPALDLIRPSVTAMRLIANAHEDFCRELKLPKHIRSLGLITADSDDVAYIAADEATKQALVEVVYGRSLYAGASNSPSPTSGEVMIILGGPNPAEVRAGLDSMMATIESGPAFQWANDKEDTAFLAHLISRTGSYLSDGDKIRHGDPIAYLVAPPLEATFGIDAALKAADVQLATYVPPPSETNYSAAFLTGSQAACKAACDAFTEAVLDIARNPIQRA
- the eutC gene encoding ethanolamine ammonia-lyase subunit EutC — translated: MDQKQINDIVRSVMAQMGHTGENVQAVAAATQAVLNQGNTSVESVEWDLGSPEAKQWIGVQNPHRAEVLQELRNSTGSRVCSGRAGVRPRTQSLLRFLADHSRSKDTVLKEVPAEWVKKQNLLELQSEITDKNQYLTRPDMGRILNKESIELLKTKCVQAPDVQVIISDGLSTDAITANYDEILPPLMKGLEQSGLKVGTPFFVRYGRVKIEDQAGEVLGAKVVILLVGERPGLGQSESLSCYAVYSPTVAGTVEADRTCISNIHRAGTPPVEAAAVIVDLAKRMLEQKASGINMNR